GCCTACTGCGCGACCCGCGCCGATTGCGATTCCCTGGGCATCGGCATTGGCGACTACGTGGCGTTCGACCCCCTGCCGGAGTTCACCGAAAGCGGGCACATCAGTGCGCGTCACCTGGACGACAAAGCCGGCGTCGCCGCCCTGCTCGCCGCGCTCAAGGCGATCATCGACAGCGGCGAACCGCTGCTGATCGACTGCCACCCGCTGTTCACCATCACCGAGGAAACCGGCAGTGGCGCGGCTGCGGCCCTGCCCTGGGATGTGAGTGAGTTTGTGGGCATCGATATCGCCCCGGTCGCCCCCGGCCAGCATTCCAGCGAGCACGCGGTGAGCGTGGCCATGCAGGATTCCGGCGGGCCTTACGACTATCACCTGTCACGCCACTTGCTGGGCCTGGCGGCGGATAACGAGTTGCCGGTGCGCCGCGACCTGTTCCGCTATTACTTCAGCGATGCGCATTCGGCGGTGACCGCCGGGCACGATATTCGTACCGCCCTGCTGGCGTTCGGTTGCGACGCCACTCACGGCTACGAGCGCACCCATATCGACAGCCTGGCGGCCCTCAGCCGCCTGCTGGGTGCCTACATCCTCAGCCCGCCGGTATTTGCCAGCGACGCGCAACCGGCCCAAGGCTCCCTGGACCGCTTCAGCCATCAGATCGAGCACGAGACGCACATGGAGAACGATACCCGCGTGCCATCGGTAGACAGCCTGGTCGGCCATAAGTCTGACGCCGGCAACAGCTGATACTGGCAACCAAGGTCCCGGCGCAGTAGCATCGCCGGGACCTGACACCTGAGGCTTGTATGCTGATTCCCTACGACGCGCTTGAAGTCGACACCCTGACCCGCCTGATCGAAGATTTCGTCACCCGCGACGGCACCGACAATGGCGACGACACGCCCCTGGAAACCCGCGTACTGCGCGTGCGCCAGGCACTGACCAAAGGCCAGGCCCTGATCGTGTTCGACCCGGAAAGCGAGCAATGCCAATTGATGCTCAAGCACGATGTGCCCAAGCATCTGTTTGACTGACGGCAGGACTAAGGGTTGGGGACCGGCACCGGATAAATCGCGCTGGCCTCGCGTTCGCGGATTTTGCGGTAAACCTCGGCGCGGTGCACGCTCACCCCGGCCGGCGCTTCGATGCCGAACTTCACGTGGTGTGCGCTGACTTCAAGAATGTGCAAAGCGATGTCATCGCCGATGGAAATGCT
This region of Pseudomonas sp. MUP55 genomic DNA includes:
- a CDS encoding osmoprotectant NAGGN system M42 family peptidase gives rise to the protein MTRTIPEPDLAYLQKVLLEMLAIPSPTGFTDTIVRYVAERLEELGIPFEMTRRGTIRATLKGQKSSPDRAVSAHLDTIGAAVRAIKDNGRLTLAPVGCWSSRFAEGSRVSVFTDSGVIRGSVLPLMASGHAFNTAVDEMPVSWDHVELRLDAYCATRADCDSLGIGIGDYVAFDPLPEFTESGHISARHLDDKAGVAALLAALKAIIDSGEPLLIDCHPLFTITEETGSGAAAALPWDVSEFVGIDIAPVAPGQHSSEHAVSVAMQDSGGPYDYHLSRHLLGLAADNELPVRRDLFRYYFSDAHSAVTAGHDIRTALLAFGCDATHGYERTHIDSLAALSRLLGAYILSPPVFASDAQPAQGSLDRFSHQIEHETHMENDTRVPSVDSLVGHKSDAGNS
- a CDS encoding YheU family protein, coding for MLIPYDALEVDTLTRLIEDFVTRDGTDNGDDTPLETRVLRVRQALTKGQALIVFDPESEQCQLMLKHDVPKHLFD
- the csrA gene encoding carbon storage regulator CsrA; this translates as MLVLSRAVGESISIGDDIALHILEVSAHHVKFGIEAPAGVSVHRAEVYRKIREREASAIYPVPVPNP